In the genome of Qipengyuania seohaensis, one region contains:
- the eno gene encoding phosphopyruvate hydratase, which yields MTAIIDIHAREILDSRGNPTVEVDVLLEDGSFGRAAVPSGASTGAHEAVELRDGDKDRYLGKGVLKAVDATNGEISDLLIGNFDAEDQRDIDLAMIALDDTPNKGRLGANAILGTSMAVAKAAANARGLPLYSYIGGVSAHVLPVPMMNIINGGEHADNPIDIQEFMVMPVGADSLAEAVRWGAEIFHTLKKNLSQKGLATAVGDEGGFAPDLASTRDALDFIMGSIQQAGFTPGDDVVLALDCASTEFFKDGKYMISGENLALSGDEMAEYLAKLCAEYPIRSIEDGMGEDDFAGWKALTDLVGDKVQLVGDDLFVTNPQRLTDGIEQGLANSLLVKVNQIGTLSETLDAVSIANRAGYTAVMSHRSGETEDATIADLAVATNCGQIKTGSLARSDRLAKYNQLIRIEEELGDSAVYAGRSCFG from the coding sequence ATGACCGCCATCATCGACATTCACGCCCGCGAGATTCTGGACAGCCGGGGCAACCCCACTGTCGAGGTGGATGTCCTGCTTGAAGATGGCAGTTTCGGACGTGCAGCAGTGCCTTCGGGCGCATCGACCGGCGCGCACGAAGCGGTGGAACTGCGCGATGGCGACAAGGACCGCTATCTCGGCAAGGGCGTGCTCAAGGCGGTGGATGCCACCAACGGTGAAATCAGCGACCTCTTGATCGGCAATTTCGACGCCGAAGACCAGCGTGACATCGACCTTGCAATGATCGCGCTCGACGACACGCCGAACAAGGGACGGCTCGGAGCAAACGCAATTCTCGGCACCAGCATGGCCGTGGCCAAGGCAGCCGCCAATGCCCGCGGCCTGCCGCTCTATTCCTATATCGGCGGGGTTTCGGCCCACGTGCTGCCCGTGCCGATGATGAACATCATCAATGGCGGTGAGCACGCCGACAATCCGATCGACATCCAGGAATTCATGGTCATGCCGGTCGGCGCCGACAGCCTTGCCGAAGCGGTGCGCTGGGGTGCGGAGATCTTCCACACTCTGAAGAAGAACCTGTCGCAAAAGGGTCTCGCGACGGCAGTGGGCGACGAAGGCGGCTTTGCACCCGATCTCGCGAGCACTCGTGACGCGCTGGATTTCATCATGGGTTCGATCCAGCAGGCGGGCTTTACGCCCGGAGACGACGTCGTCCTGGCGCTCGACTGCGCCTCGACCGAGTTCTTCAAGGACGGCAAGTACATGATTTCGGGCGAGAACCTCGCGCTTTCCGGAGACGAGATGGCCGAATACCTGGCAAAGCTTTGTGCCGAATACCCGATCCGTTCGATCGAGGACGGGATGGGGGAAGACGATTTCGCGGGCTGGAAAGCTCTGACCGACCTCGTCGGTGACAAGGTGCAGTTGGTGGGCGACGATCTCTTCGTGACCAATCCCCAGCGCCTGACCGATGGTATCGAACAGGGTCTGGCCAATTCGCTGCTGGTCAAGGTCAACCAGATCGGCACCCTGTCCGAAACGCTTGATGCAGTCAGTATCGCAAATCGCGCCGGTTACACTGCGGTCATGTCGCACCGTTCCGGCGAAACGGAAGACGCGACGATCGCGGACCTCGCGGTTGCCACCAACTGCGGACAGATCAAGACCGGCTCGCTCGCTCGTTCGGATAGGCTCGCCAAGTACAACCAGCTGATCCGCATCGAGGAAGAGCTGGGGGACAGCGCAGTCTACGCCGGGCGCTCCTGCTTCGGCTGA
- a CDS encoding phage holin family protein produces MLEEEERDNAPYEGPVDLPDEYEPEEEEAESVGPSLADDVLALLEDGKTYAEAEMAYQKSRAGFAANRIKGAIAFGLGAFGVLHLALIAMTVGLVIALVPLVGPWIATAIVTISLVALGILLLNLLKGRIEDIRDAFSDEGHE; encoded by the coding sequence ATGCTCGAAGAAGAAGAGCGCGATAACGCGCCGTATGAAGGTCCGGTAGACTTGCCGGACGAGTATGAGCCCGAAGAAGAAGAGGCCGAATCTGTCGGCCCTTCCCTTGCAGACGATGTCCTCGCGCTTCTTGAAGACGGCAAGACTTACGCCGAGGCCGAGATGGCCTACCAGAAGAGTCGCGCGGGATTTGCAGCAAACAGGATCAAGGGCGCCATAGCTTTCGGGCTTGGCGCCTTTGGCGTGCTTCACCTGGCGCTTATTGCCATGACCGTGGGTTTGGTGATTGCGTTGGTACCTCTTGTCGGCCCGTGGATCGCAACGGCCATCGTCACTATTTCCCTGGTCGCTCTTGGTATCCTGTTGCTCAACCTGCTGAAGGGGCGGATCGAGGATATCCGCGATGCGTTTTCGGATGAAGGACATGAGTGA
- a CDS encoding DUF4170 domain-containing protein: MEEKESKQTLYLVMGGRVTDPRSVTFSDPESIHVAGVYSTYEDAESAWRGNAQRTVDDAEMKYVIVHLHKLLDPEA, encoded by the coding sequence ATGGAAGAAAAAGAGAGCAAGCAGACGCTCTACCTGGTCATGGGCGGGCGGGTCACCGATCCGCGCAGCGTCACCTTCAGTGACCCTGAGAGCATTCACGTCGCCGGCGTCTATTCGACCTACGAAGATGCCGAGAGCGCATGGCGCGGAAATGCCCAGCGCACGGTCGACGATGCCGAAATGAAATACGTCATCGTGCACCTTCACAAATTGCTCGATCCGGAAGCCTGA
- a CDS encoding GNAT family N-acetyltransferase produces the protein MAYSIRPYQDSDAEALAAVCRAAIKGIGPEAYSDEQVDVWLSRHPGAELYRERVSNGATIFVAANEADDPVAYALLEPDGHLDHLYNDPAHTRKGLALNLLATASLYAKHHGITRLYTEASDLARPSFEEAGYVATEKREFEIDGVPIHNWAMEKAID, from the coding sequence GTGGCATATTCGATCCGGCCTTATCAGGATTCGGATGCAGAGGCTCTGGCTGCGGTTTGTCGTGCCGCAATCAAGGGGATCGGGCCAGAAGCCTATTCGGATGAGCAGGTCGATGTCTGGCTCTCGCGCCACCCGGGTGCCGAACTCTACCGCGAACGCGTGAGTAATGGTGCGACGATTTTCGTCGCTGCCAACGAAGCAGACGATCCGGTCGCCTATGCGCTGCTGGAGCCGGACGGCCACCTGGATCATCTCTACAATGATCCTGCGCACACCCGCAAAGGCCTGGCGCTGAATCTGCTCGCGACCGCGTCGCTTTATGCCAAGCATCACGGCATCACCCGCCTCTACACAGAGGCGAGTGACCTCGCCCGCCCCTCCTTCGAGGAGGCGGGTTACGTGGCTACGGAAAAGCGCGAATTCGAGATCGACGGGGTGCCGATCCACAATTGGGCGATGGAAAAAGCCATCGACTGA